GCATCAATTTCATTTCGGTGTTTGAAGGCTTGAGTCGTCTTGACTCCCACTCCTGCACCATCGTGACGCTAACCCCCATCGCCTGAGCAAAATCATCGATTTTTAGTCCGGTGCTTATACGTAGCTGCTCAAACTCTGAAAAGGTATTTGGTTTCTGACTTAGGCTAACGGCCTGATTATCTTTAAAAACAATCTGCTCAAGACTGCTAAGCAGCTCAATCATTGGATCTTTATATTCCATTGACAACTCCTCATAAATCACACAGCGAGAACGTGAACGCAAAGAAGCCTATTAACTGTAGCTGGATTTAAAGCGTGCGTGGGATCACGTTCATGAATAAGCATGCTGTAAAAAATGCTTATGCGTTTCAGCTGAATGT
This region of Cedecea lapagei genomic DNA includes:
- a CDS encoding HTH-type transcriptional regulator; amino-acid sequence: MEYKDPMIELLSSLEQIVFKDNQAVSLSQKPNTFSEFEQLRISTGLKIDDFAQAMGVSVTMVQEWESRRLKPSNTEMKLMRLIQANPGLSKQLIS